A region of Paractinoplanes abujensis DNA encodes the following proteins:
- a CDS encoding ABC transporter transmembrane domain-containing protein, whose translation MGALFGSLWFLSLATTPWLLSQAIDHGLAGRDRGALIGWAATVLVVGAASAGLGIMRHRSMTKLRMAAALQTADLVMTHATRLGSALPRRITAGEVVTIGISDVWTIGRAMNVGGVGVAATLAISVVATILFRTSPTLAVVVLIGVPVLAVFVGPLLQRGQRAGLSYREQQGELNTRLVDVLGGLRILNGLGGKQTHLSRYDQQSARLRDQGYRVGGPFSWIGALGDGLPVVFLAVVVWLAARLAASGALTVGELVGVYGYTAMLVIPVNVLIFCSFDVTRGLVAARRVVDFLRLPEDDRTGAPGPAGPAPLRDPESGVVAEPGRLTALAGARPADAAEVIDRLGAYGPTTATWGDRPLAEIAQPEIRGRVLVAEPGADLFAGPLREVVAGRDDPDDERVRAAIRTAVAHDVASDLGRPIEWSGRNISGGQRQRVRLARAVHADPEMLLAAEPTSAVDAHTEAAIAERLTEARRGRGTVVATTSPVLLDRADVVHYLVDGRVAATGTHRELLASSPGYHALVTRVFSQEDDL comes from the coding sequence ATGGGCGCCCTCTTCGGCTCGCTCTGGTTCCTCAGCCTGGCCACCACGCCCTGGCTGCTCTCCCAGGCCATCGATCACGGCCTGGCCGGCCGGGACCGCGGCGCGCTGATCGGCTGGGCCGCGACCGTCCTGGTGGTCGGCGCGGCCAGCGCTGGTCTCGGGATCATGCGGCATCGCAGCATGACGAAGCTGCGCATGGCGGCCGCGCTGCAGACGGCCGATCTGGTGATGACCCACGCGACCCGGCTCGGCTCGGCGCTGCCCCGGCGCATCACCGCGGGTGAGGTCGTCACGATCGGCATCTCCGACGTGTGGACGATCGGCCGGGCCATGAACGTCGGCGGTGTCGGCGTCGCGGCCACCCTGGCCATCTCGGTCGTGGCGACGATCCTTTTCCGTACGTCACCCACGCTCGCCGTCGTCGTGCTGATCGGCGTGCCGGTGCTCGCGGTCTTCGTCGGCCCCCTGCTGCAGCGCGGTCAGCGGGCCGGGCTGAGCTATCGCGAGCAGCAGGGCGAGCTCAACACCCGGCTGGTCGACGTGCTCGGTGGCCTGCGCATCCTCAACGGCCTCGGCGGCAAACAGACCCATCTCTCCCGGTACGACCAACAGTCCGCCCGGCTACGGGACCAGGGGTATCGCGTCGGTGGGCCGTTCAGCTGGATCGGCGCACTGGGTGACGGGCTCCCGGTCGTGTTCCTGGCCGTGGTGGTCTGGCTGGCGGCCCGGCTCGCGGCGTCCGGCGCGCTGACCGTGGGCGAACTGGTCGGCGTCTACGGCTACACGGCGATGCTGGTCATCCCGGTCAACGTGCTGATCTTCTGCTCGTTCGACGTCACCCGCGGCCTGGTCGCGGCCCGCCGCGTGGTCGACTTCCTGCGCCTGCCCGAGGACGACCGCACCGGCGCGCCCGGCCCGGCCGGCCCGGCCCCGCTGCGCGACCCGGAGTCGGGGGTGGTGGCCGAGCCGGGCCGCTTGACCGCGCTGGCCGGCGCGCGCCCGGCCGACGCGGCCGAGGTGATCGACCGGCTCGGTGCGTACGGGCCGACCACCGCGACCTGGGGCGACCGGCCGCTGGCGGAGATTGCCCAGCCCGAGATCCGCGGCCGCGTCCTGGTCGCCGAGCCCGGCGCCGACCTGTTCGCCGGTCCGTTGCGCGAGGTGGTGGCCGGGCGCGACGACCCCGACGACGAACGGGTGCGGGCCGCGATCAGGACGGCCGTGGCCCACGACGTGGCGTCCGACCTGGGCCGGCCGATCGAGTGGTCCGGCCGCAACATCTCGGGCGGCCAGCGGCAGCGGGTGCGGCTGGCCCGGGCCGTGCACGCCGACCCCGAGATGCTGCTGGCCGCCGAGCCGACCTCGGCCGTCGACGCGCACACCGAGGCCGCCATCGCCGAGCGACTCACCGAAGCGCGCCGGGGCCGGGGCACCGTCGTCGCCACCACCTCGCCGGTGCTGCTCGACCGGGCCGACGTCGTGCACTACCTGGTCGACGGCCGGGTCGCCGCCACCGGCACACACCGCGAGCTGCTCGCCTCCAGCCCCGGTTATCACGCCCTGGTCACCCGCGTCTTCTCCCAGGAGGACGACCTGTGA